One window of Phoenix dactylifera cultivar Barhee BC4 chromosome 5, palm_55x_up_171113_PBpolish2nd_filt_p, whole genome shotgun sequence genomic DNA carries:
- the LOC120103910 gene encoding growth-regulating factor 10-like isoform X2: protein MAAPSPLGLGLRLGLGGGYSRPAFTFMQLQELEHQALIYKYMVAGVPVPLHLVLPIWKSVAASSYGPHHCPSFMGYGSLCLDYRNSMEPEPGRCRRTDGKKWRCSRDVVPDQKYCERHMHRGRNRSRKPVEAGAGAAAAASTATATPAATTLQVEANNNGSNTTTTTTTYLSIAIPSGGGLHLMPTTNSSSSSSGGSNNVSPPRLGFSPTSVLQGGTACKAGPS from the exons ATGGCGGCTCCATCGCCACTGGGGTTGGGGCTGAGACTGGGGCTGGGAGGTGGTTACAGCAGGCCGGCTTTCACATTTATGCAGCTGCAAGAGCTGGAGCACCAGGCGCTCATCTACAAATACATGGTCGCGGGCGTCCCCGTCCCGCTCCACCTCGTCCTCCCCATCTGGAAGAGCGTCGCTGCCTCCTCCTACGGCCCGCACCACTGCCCCTCGT TCATGGGGTACGGGAGCTTGTGCTTAGACTACAGGAATAGCATGGAGCCGGAGCCCGGGCGGTGCCGAAGAACCGACGGCAAGAAGTGGCGGTGCTCCCGGGATGTCGTCCCCGACCAGAAATACTGCGAGCGCCACATGCACCGCGGCCGCAACCGTTCAAGAAAGCCTGTGGAAGCAGGAGCTGGAgcagccgccgccgcctcgACGGCCACTGCCACTCCGGCCGCCACCACATTGCAAGTCGAAGCCAACAACAATGGTAGcaacaccaccaccaccaccaccacctatcTCTCCATTGCCATCCCATCTGGCGGTGGGCTCCATTTGATGCCCACCACCAactccagcagcagcagcagcggcGGCAGCAACAACGTGTCGCCTCCCAGGCTTGGCTTCTCACCCACCAGCGTCCTCCAGGGCGGCACCGCTTGCAAAGCCGGACCTTCTTGA
- the LOC120103910 gene encoding growth-regulating factor 10-like isoform X1 codes for MAEEQNPPPAPPQEEQQQRQRRSLLPPLSKIPRLSSDASGAVTMAAPSPLGLGLRLGLGGGYSRPAFTFMQLQELEHQALIYKYMVAGVPVPLHLVLPIWKSVAASSYGPHHCPSFMGYGSLCLDYRNSMEPEPGRCRRTDGKKWRCSRDVVPDQKYCERHMHRGRNRSRKPVEAGAGAAAAASTATATPAATTLQVEANNNGSNTTTTTTTYLSIAIPSGGGLHLMPTTNSSSSSSGGSNNVSPPRLGFSPTSVLQGGTACKAGPS; via the exons ATGGCCGAGGAACAGAACCCACCACCAGCACCACCCCAAGAAGAGCAGCAGCAGCGGCAGCGGCGGAGCCTACTCCCACCGCTCTCCAAAATCCCTCGCCTTTCATCAGATGCCTCGG GGGCGGTGACGATGGCGGCTCCATCGCCACTGGGGTTGGGGCTGAGACTGGGGCTGGGAGGTGGTTACAGCAGGCCGGCTTTCACATTTATGCAGCTGCAAGAGCTGGAGCACCAGGCGCTCATCTACAAATACATGGTCGCGGGCGTCCCCGTCCCGCTCCACCTCGTCCTCCCCATCTGGAAGAGCGTCGCTGCCTCCTCCTACGGCCCGCACCACTGCCCCTCGT TCATGGGGTACGGGAGCTTGTGCTTAGACTACAGGAATAGCATGGAGCCGGAGCCCGGGCGGTGCCGAAGAACCGACGGCAAGAAGTGGCGGTGCTCCCGGGATGTCGTCCCCGACCAGAAATACTGCGAGCGCCACATGCACCGCGGCCGCAACCGTTCAAGAAAGCCTGTGGAAGCAGGAGCTGGAgcagccgccgccgcctcgACGGCCACTGCCACTCCGGCCGCCACCACATTGCAAGTCGAAGCCAACAACAATGGTAGcaacaccaccaccaccaccaccacctatcTCTCCATTGCCATCCCATCTGGCGGTGGGCTCCATTTGATGCCCACCACCAactccagcagcagcagcagcggcGGCAGCAACAACGTGTCGCCTCCCAGGCTTGGCTTCTCACCCACCAGCGTCCTCCAGGGCGGCACCGCTTGCAAAGCCGGACCTTCTTGA
- the LOC120110831 gene encoding fasciclin-like arabinogalactan protein 8: MASLHLPLLFAFMVWLAPAEGHNITAILDGFPEYSVYNSYLSRTKVCDEINSRETVTSLVLPNAAMSALAAKQSLAGIKNALRLLTLLDYFDPQKLHDIPHGSTLTTTLYQTTGNAPGNSGFVNITNLRGGRVAFSAAAHGSKLDSSYTKTVREVPYNLSVLEISAPIVFPGLLDAPSAASSNLTALLEKAGCKTFASLLASSGVLKIFQSAMDKGLTLFAPNDEAFKASGVPDLHSLSSAELVTLLQYHALPTYTPKSSLKSAKGRIATMASTGAGKYDFSVVSRGDDVSLDTGVDTSRVASTVLDDTPVCVLTVDNLLLPSELFGRAPAPAPGPAALTPSPSPLPAKEAPAPTPKAKAPKHRHRSPPAPPTSASEGSPVGSPQSAADKVADEKSDAVRLLGTLSAAAAVSTLVALASVL; the protein is encoded by the coding sequence ATGGCTTCTCTCCACCTCCCTCTGCTGTTCGCCTTCATGGTTTGGTTGGCCCCGGCGGAGGGGCACAACATAACGGCGATTTTGGACGGGTTTCCGGAGTACTCGGTGTACAACAGCTACCTGAGCCGGACGAAGGTGTGCGACGAGATCAACTCCCGGGAGACGGTGACGTCTCTGGTCCTCCCTAACGCCGCAATGTCCGCCCTCGCCGCCAAGCAATCCCTGGCCGGCATCAAGAACGCCCTCCGCCTCCTCACCCTCCTCGACTATTTCGACCCCCAGAAGCTCCATGATATCCCCCACGGCTCCACCCTCACCACCACCCTCTACCAGACCACCGGCAACGCCCCCGGCAACTCCGGCTTCGTCAACATCACCAACCTCCGGGGCGGCCGCGTCGCCTTCTCTGCCGCCGCCCATGGCTCCAAGCTCGACTCCTCCTACACCAAGACCGTCCGCGAGGTCCCCTACAACCTCTCTGTCCTTGAGATATCTGCGCCCATCGTCTTCCCTGGCCTCCTCGACgccccctccgccgcctcctccaaCCTCACCGCCCTTCTCGAGAAGGCCGGCTGCAAGACCTTCGCCTCCCTCCTCGCCTCGTCTGGCGTCCTTAAGATCTTCCAGTCCGCCATGGATAAAGGCCTCACCCTCTTCGCCCCCAACGACGAGGCCTTCAAGGCCTCCGGCGTCCCCGATCTCCACTCTCTCTCCAGCGCCGAGCTCGTCACCCTCCTCCAGTACCACGCCCTCCCCACCTACACCCCCAAATCTTCGCTCAAAAGCGCCAAGGGCCGGATCGCCACCATGGCCTCCACTGGCGCCGGCAAGTACGACTTCTCCGTCGTCTCCCGCGGCGACGATGTCTCCCTCGACACCGGCGTCGACACCTCCCGCGTCGCCAGCACCGTACTCGACGACACGCCTGTCTGCGTCCTCACCGTCGAcaacctcctcctcccctccgaGCTATTCGGCAGAGCGCCGGCCCCGGCGCCGGGGCCCGCGGCGCTGACGCCGTCCCCGTCTCCCCTCCCGGCCAAGGAGGCACCGGCACCGACCCCGAAGGCCAAGGCGCCCAAGCATAGGCATCGGTCCCCGCCGGCCCCGCCGACGTCCGCCTCCGAGGGGTCGCCGGTGGGATCTCCGCAGTCGGCCGCGGACAAGGTAGCGGACGAGAAGTCGgatgcggtgaggctgctgggGACACTGTCGGCAGCCGCGGCGGTCTCCACGTTGGTGGCGCTGGCTTCCGTCTTGTAA